One genomic segment of Candidatus Bathyarchaeota archaeon includes these proteins:
- a CDS encoding class I SAM-dependent methyltransferase produces MKIKQVNRILPRTHSIALRNFASLAIRSICSLFYLGNKFTCPFCSRSFRKFLPTGLDLPVLKEKKIVGGGYRLNAICPYCLSGDRERLVYLFLTTHQLINKKITLLHVAPERVLKKILEKQEITYLPADLSSPLAKIKIDLRKNSFSSNSFDAIICNHVFEHIIDDISAMKELYRVLKADGWAVLQIPYSPMLAETFEDSSVISGEECERVFGQSGHVRIYSKNDYVKRLQSVGFIVEEIKLTDYSTNRFALNPDEVVFFCRKTFQPIEYKTR; encoded by the coding sequence TTGAAAATAAAACAAGTCAACAGAATATTGCCGAGAACTCATAGCATTGCTTTAAGAAATTTTGCTTCATTAGCAATACGGTCAATATGTTCCCTTTTTTATCTGGGAAATAAGTTTACTTGCCCTTTTTGTTCGCGTTCTTTTAGAAAATTCTTGCCTACTGGGTTGGACTTGCCTGTTTTGAAAGAGAAAAAAATTGTCGGTGGGGGTTATCGGTTGAACGCCATTTGTCCCTACTGTTTGTCAGGAGACCGTGAACGACTTGTTTACCTGTTTCTAACAACCCATCAATTGATAAATAAAAAAATAACTCTGCTTCATGTTGCGCCAGAAAGAGTATTAAAAAAGATTTTGGAAAAACAAGAAATAACCTATTTACCTGCTGACTTGAGTAGTCCTTTAGCAAAAATAAAAATTGACCTTCGAAAAAACAGTTTTTCCTCCAACTCCTTTGATGCTATTATCTGCAATCATGTTTTTGAACATATAATTGACGATATATCAGCAATGAAAGAGTTATACCGGGTTTTGAAGGCAGACGGTTGGGCTGTTTTACAGATTCCTTATTCGCCAATGTTGGCAGAAACATTTGAGGATTCTTCTGTTATTTCGGGTGAGGAATGCGAGCGAGTGTTTGGTCAATCAGGTCATGTTCGAATCTACAGTAAAAATGATTACGTTAAACGTTTGCAATCTGTAGGGTTTATAGTTGAAGAGATAAAATTAACTGATTATTCAACCAACAGATTTGCATTAAACCCTGATGAAGTGGTGTTTTTTTGCAGAAAAACGTTCCAGCCTATAGAATATAAAACGCGTTGA
- a CDS encoding DUF4350 domain-containing protein: MQPRKLLPLLILSVTLLFAVIIWFYPPSSDFTVGNPFWNGLQTFSSQTKTTTLTSYDNLPTNPKGTTTIVIPYEPFTTTELSQLQKYISNGGTLLLLDDYGYGNQVLNSLGLNVRFTGTPLLDPLYDYNNKWLPKITDFKATSVGGNLSSIVLNHATSLNQTTGTTVIAQSSVFSFLDLNSNGEWDTDEPNGPFPEMAYTKVGQGYIVLVADPSILINSMINLDDNQQFITNAINIQTTNSQVYIDQKHLPATSLDEAKTTLTIVYNVIASPAGTICLIAVLLTVTFYPILRVKKYDTTT; encoded by the coding sequence AATTTGGTTTTATCCGCCCTCAAGTGACTTCACAGTTGGCAATCCTTTCTGGAATGGGCTGCAAACATTTAGCAGTCAAACCAAAACTACAACACTAACCTCTTATGACAACCTGCCCACAAACCCAAAAGGAACAACAACAATCGTAATACCCTACGAACCGTTCACAACCACTGAACTTTCACAACTACAAAAATACATTTCAAACGGCGGAACCCTGCTGCTCCTTGACGATTACGGGTATGGAAATCAAGTTCTCAACAGCTTAGGATTAAATGTACGCTTCACAGGCACGCCGCTTTTAGACCCTTTATATGATTATAACAATAAATGGCTACCAAAAATAACCGACTTCAAAGCCACATCAGTTGGTGGCAACCTAAGCAGCATCGTGCTCAACCACGCAACCAGCCTAAACCAAACCACAGGCACAACAGTGATAGCACAATCCTCAGTCTTCAGCTTCTTAGACTTAAACAGTAATGGAGAATGGGACACAGATGAACCTAACGGACCATTTCCAGAGATGGCATACACCAAAGTTGGCCAAGGATACATCGTACTAGTAGCAGATCCCAGCATACTAATCAACAGTATGATAAACCTTGACGACAACCAACAATTCATAACAAATGCCATCAACATCCAAACTACAAACTCACAAGTCTACATAGACCAAAAACATCTACCAGCCACATCCCTTGATGAAGCAAAAACCACGCTCACCATTGTCTATAACGTTATTGCTTCACCAGCGGGCACAATTTGTTTGATAGCCGTTTTGTTAACAGTAACATTTTATCCAATTTTAAGAGTGAAAAAATATGACACAACTACTTGA
- a CDS encoding glycosyltransferase produces MILEGFHGLVGNAVNERRIATSLASHKRVEHVSVIAISTIQSIMQPREPVNTEKMDTITLPRIPAPCPFFYMLQLVIYGFLLSSIAVFLKLTRSFDVIYIRGTWLAFGFVTLRKILGPVAVKIASISSDHLYAGKKSLFKRIATNMGWSLEKYLIKNADTIFSIPGFVNVIAKIRGNDNHIVVLPQPVSFELFSRPTPISSLPKKEYVVGYVGNLSPVHSVDVVVEAMSLVQKVVSNSQLLIVGTGDLRDEARVSKLMKRLNVKGSLILRVPEKEMPAIYNSLDLLLIPRSKLLNNVVPMKFVEAVVANVPIVATKTDAITDLLSGTGVEEYMVVDENEPQSWASKIQRLLVDDDLRFKIVKTVSEHLNVYVVSHKPEVVAEQMLSSINKRAFE; encoded by the coding sequence ATGATTTTGGAAGGTTTTCATGGTCTTGTGGGAAATGCTGTTAATGAACGGCGTATTGCAACCAGTCTTGCTTCTCACAAGCGAGTAGAGCACGTATCGGTTATTGCCATTAGTACCATTCAAAGTATAATGCAGCCAAGAGAACCAGTTAACACTGAAAAAATGGATACAATAACTCTTCCAAGAATACCTGCGCCTTGTCCATTTTTTTATATGCTACAACTGGTAATCTATGGTTTTCTGTTATCTTCAATTGCTGTCTTCCTGAAATTAACGCGGTCTTTTGACGTGATATATATTAGGGGAACCTGGTTAGCTTTTGGTTTTGTTACACTGCGAAAGATTTTAGGTCCTGTTGCAGTAAAGATTGCCTCTATTTCATCTGATCACCTTTATGCTGGAAAGAAAAGCCTCTTTAAGAGAATTGCCACAAATATGGGTTGGTCTTTGGAAAAATACCTTATTAAAAACGCTGATACAATCTTTTCAATTCCAGGATTTGTTAATGTAATTGCAAAAATAAGAGGAAACGATAATCACATTGTTGTGTTACCGCAACCTGTTTCTTTTGAACTTTTCAGTAGACCTACTCCTATTTCATCATTGCCTAAAAAGGAGTATGTAGTTGGTTATGTGGGTAACCTTTCACCGGTTCACTCGGTTGATGTCGTAGTTGAGGCAATGAGTTTGGTTCAAAAAGTCGTGTCTAATTCTCAACTGCTCATAGTGGGTACCGGCGATTTACGCGATGAAGCACGGGTAAGCAAGTTGATGAAGCGTTTAAATGTAAAAGGCTCTTTGATTTTGCGTGTTCCGGAGAAAGAGATGCCTGCGATTTACAACTCGTTAGATTTACTTTTAATTCCGCGGTCAAAACTGCTAAATAATGTGGTTCCGATGAAGTTTGTGGAAGCAGTAGTAGCCAATGTGCCCATTGTCGCAACTAAAACGGATGCAATAACTGATTTGTTGTCTGGAACTGGGGTAGAAGAATACATGGTTGTTGATGAAAATGAGCCTCAGAGTTGGGCTTCAAAAATTCAGAGACTGCTTGTTGATGATGATTTGAGGTTTAAGATAGTTAAAACGGTTTCTGAGCATTTAAATGTGTACGTTGTTTCTCATAAGCCAGAGGTAGTGGCTGAACAGATGCTTTCATCAATAAATAAACGAGCGTTTGAATAA
- a CDS encoding oligosaccharide flippase family protein, whose amino-acid sequence MTDELTKVTTESARGGFFLFSGATVATAVMAISAILIGNILGPSLYGQYTLVLVIPSLLLLFTDFGINAGVTKFVASLRAKGQEERVPVIIRQGLLFRLSIAIALSIFSIVFANYFSLIINRPDSAFYIQIASLSVVFQVIFTTTNSAFVGLDQAQYSALSNNIQAIMKTVFQIILLIFSFSLTGVLIGYIGGFAVASVLGAVILFSKFLKPKPVVSSIRFEKEESLQTLKVLTKYGLPLYFSVVMLGLFPLYQQVVLAFFTTDAAIGNFKAASNFVTLLTVIPTAITTTLLPAFSKLESSPVQVSEFFSKANKYSCLLMLPATTLVAIFSKQIVELIYTSPSYSSAALYLTASVLIYYLVGAGFLGLTSLFNGIGKTRLTLKFTSIYFSVTIILSPFLAQIYGIIGVIVAHLIAGALATIYGAYIATKQLKIKFDFAHTSRIYLATLLSCPLPLVFLLRTSFPSIITLVLGTTFFLLVYITLIPLLNVVGKSELSVLGRVIQGVPLLRVLAKPMILYQYHILQLAGKN is encoded by the coding sequence TTGACCGATGAGCTAACCAAAGTTACTACAGAATCCGCTAGGGGTGGTTTTTTCCTTTTTTCAGGGGCAACCGTGGCAACAGCTGTTATGGCTATTTCTGCTATTCTGATAGGAAACATCTTAGGACCTTCATTATATGGTCAGTACACCCTTGTTCTTGTTATTCCTTCCCTCTTGCTTCTGTTCACAGACTTTGGGATAAATGCTGGTGTCACAAAGTTTGTTGCAAGCCTTCGTGCCAAAGGGCAGGAAGAGCGTGTTCCCGTCATCATCCGTCAAGGCTTGCTCTTCAGGTTAAGCATCGCTATAGCCTTATCTATTTTTAGTATTGTATTTGCTAACTATTTCAGCTTAATTATTAACCGACCTGACAGCGCTTTCTACATTCAGATAGCTTCATTATCAGTTGTCTTTCAAGTGATTTTTACGACAACTAATTCTGCGTTTGTAGGTCTTGACCAAGCTCAGTATAGTGCGTTATCAAACAATATTCAAGCTATAATGAAGACTGTTTTTCAGATAATCTTGCTGATTTTTAGTTTTAGCTTAACAGGTGTACTGATAGGTTATATTGGAGGATTTGCAGTAGCCTCTGTTCTTGGTGCAGTTATCCTTTTTTCTAAATTTTTGAAACCTAAACCAGTAGTTTCAAGTATAAGATTTGAAAAGGAAGAATCGCTTCAGACTCTTAAAGTTCTGACAAAATATGGTTTGCCTTTGTACTTTTCTGTTGTTATGCTTGGTTTGTTTCCGCTGTATCAACAGGTGGTTCTTGCTTTTTTCACGACTGATGCTGCAATTGGCAATTTTAAGGCAGCAAGCAATTTTGTAACTCTTTTAACTGTTATTCCAACTGCAATTACAACTACTCTTCTACCAGCATTTTCCAAATTGGAATCAAGTCCAGTGCAGGTCAGTGAATTCTTCAGTAAAGCAAACAAGTATTCCTGTTTATTGATGCTTCCTGCAACAACTTTGGTTGCGATTTTTTCTAAGCAGATTGTTGAATTAATCTATACTAGTCCAAGTTACAGTTCTGCTGCTCTATATTTGACTGCTAGCGTTTTAATTTATTATCTTGTAGGTGCGGGTTTTCTGGGTTTAACAAGCTTGTTTAACGGTATAGGTAAAACTAGATTGACCTTAAAGTTCACTTCAATATATTTCTCTGTTACAATTATTCTATCACCGTTTTTAGCGCAAATTTATGGCATAATAGGTGTGATAGTTGCGCATCTTATCGCGGGAGCCTTAGCTACCATCTATGGCGCCTACATTGCAACAAAACAGCTTAAGATAAAATTTGATTTCGCTCATACTAGCCGCATCTACTTAGCTACATTGCTTTCTTGTCCTCTTCCGTTGGTCTTTTTACTGCGAACTTCCTTTCCATCAATTATAACTCTGGTTTTAGGAACCACTTTTTTCCTGTTAGTTTACATTACATTAATTCCCTTGCTTAATGTTGTAGGCAAATCCGAGCTTTCAGTGCTTGGGCGCGTCATTCAAGGTGTACCATTACTTAGGGTACTCGCTAAGCCAATGATACTCTATCAGTATCATATCCTGCAGTTAGCAGGAAAAAATTGA
- a CDS encoding Coenzyme F420 hydrogenase/dehydrogenase, beta subunit C-terminal domain, with protein sequence MEFCPGINLDVVDAIGKKNTVSAMMGNCLGCYTAYSNNPDVRLNSTSGGLVTTLIVELLKNKEFDAAFVLDFDKFEGKPARLTVATDVAEVMRCAKSKYVPASVYNVIKVLKRREDKKYVIVGTSCQIWGITHFIQKFGINKENLFLIGLFCDKNLNFNFLRFVEDTYKTGDEQIVKFEYRTKEKSGWPGHTKMVFDSGRQKIIHRNVRINLQDFFQLNRCRFCINKLNKYADISVGDCYIKGKDDYCGKSSVIIRTEKGKSIFERYSKFFTVEKSSMASVEKSQVIQEKTKNITNIQFLIAKYGEDLKTPEVKNIFFGTPKEIMWGMTYNVVKIKSAIFLSNVSQNLFKAKKILELGVGFASIVGTDVLTRGSRLKNHSGQNVIIVGADLFNKGAQAMTFTVVDQVKQRYPDKKIIMLSASDYDRDELEKMRYSFRILPWDIETRLWFSAFNGKLFVNKSKHKLLHSLLNSVVDDSCCFIDISGFALSSQWGLLRNISYLLNIAAAKKHSVPYYIFPQSIGPFSYPLKFKFMLTPLLSTYLKYPQKIFAREQEGLRYARIFSKNAEKGYDIVLQNSCDPLRVYSGHVQLKLIHVDPDSVGIIPNLRVIEHANSKEIYLLYFQMIATLLSAKKTVYLLRHSSEDLEVTNKIKSHFSDDKNVQVIVDDLNSFELEYVIKQFDFIIASRYHAIIHAYKNGVPALVLGWAIKYEELMQRFNQMDFFFDVRKTVHSEKINEKLQQMLSTCNFETKKISCTTANIQKEQSVFSHVQNIMQPTKKGVL encoded by the coding sequence TTGGAGTTTTGTCCTGGCATCAATCTTGATGTTGTAGATGCAATTGGAAAAAAGAATACAGTATCTGCTATGATGGGCAATTGTTTAGGCTGCTATACTGCATACAGCAATAACCCTGACGTGCGGCTGAATTCGACTAGTGGCGGATTAGTTACGACTTTAATTGTTGAGTTACTAAAAAACAAAGAGTTTGATGCTGCTTTTGTTTTAGACTTTGACAAGTTTGAAGGTAAACCCGCTCGATTAACAGTTGCAACCGACGTTGCCGAGGTGATGAGATGTGCAAAATCCAAGTATGTTCCTGCTTCGGTATATAATGTTATAAAAGTGTTGAAACGTAGGGAAGACAAAAAATACGTAATCGTGGGTACATCCTGCCAAATCTGGGGAATTACCCATTTCATACAAAAATTTGGAATCAATAAAGAGAATCTTTTCTTAATTGGGCTTTTTTGTGATAAAAATCTGAACTTCAACTTTCTGCGCTTTGTTGAAGACACATACAAAACAGGTGATGAGCAGATTGTAAAGTTTGAATATCGAACCAAAGAAAAAAGTGGTTGGCCTGGACACACAAAGATGGTGTTTGATTCAGGAAGACAAAAAATCATACATAGAAACGTAAGAATAAATCTCCAAGATTTTTTTCAACTGAACCGGTGCCGGTTTTGTATTAATAAACTAAACAAATATGCTGATATTTCCGTGGGCGACTGCTATATAAAAGGGAAAGATGATTACTGTGGAAAATCAAGTGTCATAATTAGAACTGAAAAAGGCAAGAGCATTTTTGAAAGGTACTCCAAGTTTTTCACAGTAGAAAAATCTTCTATGGCTTCAGTTGAGAAATCTCAAGTTATCCAAGAAAAAACCAAAAACATCACTAATATACAGTTTTTAATAGCAAAATATGGTGAGGACCTAAAAACTCCTGAAGTAAAAAACATTTTTTTTGGAACCCCTAAAGAAATTATGTGGGGCATGACTTATAATGTTGTCAAAATAAAGTCTGCAATATTTTTGAGTAATGTTTCTCAAAATCTGTTTAAAGCAAAGAAAATTTTAGAGTTAGGAGTCGGTTTTGCATCTATAGTGGGCACTGATGTTTTAACTCGAGGGTCAAGATTGAAAAATCACAGCGGTCAGAACGTAATCATTGTTGGTGCTGATTTGTTCAATAAAGGGGCCCAAGCAATGACTTTTACTGTGGTTGACCAAGTGAAGCAAAGATATCCTGACAAAAAAATCATAATGCTTTCAGCATCGGATTATGACCGGGATGAATTGGAAAAGATGCGTTACAGTTTTAGAATACTTCCTTGGGATATTGAAACTAGACTTTGGTTTTCCGCATTCAACGGCAAATTATTCGTTAACAAAAGCAAGCATAAGTTGTTGCATAGTTTACTAAATAGTGTTGTAGACGATTCTTGCTGTTTTATAGATATCAGTGGATTTGCTTTATCTTCACAATGGGGTTTGCTACGAAATATCAGTTACTTGTTAAATATAGCTGCTGCCAAAAAACATTCTGTTCCCTACTATATTTTTCCTCAGTCAATAGGTCCATTTAGCTATCCTTTAAAATTCAAATTCATGCTAACCCCATTATTGTCAACATATCTGAAATATCCACAAAAAATATTTGCAAGAGAACAAGAAGGGTTACGTTATGCAAGAATTTTTAGTAAAAATGCAGAAAAAGGCTATGATATTGTGCTTCAAAACAGTTGTGATCCTTTACGCGTATATTCAGGGCATGTTCAGCTAAAACTTATCCATGTTGACCCTGATTCCGTGGGTATCATTCCTAACCTTAGAGTTATTGAACACGCAAATTCTAAAGAAATTTACTTACTTTATTTCCAAATGATAGCTACCTTATTGTCAGCTAAGAAAACAGTTTATTTGCTAAGGCACTCGTCTGAAGACTTGGAGGTTACCAATAAAATCAAGAGTCACTTCTCAGATGACAAAAATGTGCAAGTTATTGTGGATGATCTGAATTCTTTCGAATTAGAATATGTGATAAAACAATTTGATTTCATTATAGCTTCCCGTTATCATGCCATAATCCATGCCTACAAAAATGGGGTGCCTGCTTTGGTCCTCGGGTGGGCCATAAAATATGAAGAGTTAATGCAACGCTTTAATCAGATGGACTTCTTTTTTGATGTCCGAAAAACAGTACACTCGGAAAAAATAAACGAAAAACTCCAACAAATGCTCAGTACCTGCAATTTTGAAACCAAAAAAATCAGCTGCACAACGGCAAACATCCAGAAAGAACAAAGTGTTTTTTCTCATGTTCAGAACATTATGCAACCAACGAAAAAAGGTGTACTTTGA
- a CDS encoding DUF58 domain-containing protein: MPKLTLKTIIKAYLIVILLLGILISPLPQFALALTLLALQLYTTYRPPNPKMNLAIIFGTLTLTPLTLTPLAGTTFSVLFITPTIYLLDQNLQENAQDQTSTHSKNARTPTITLKILSTALSIVFLATLITLNITLLLSTTILIVYLTAILGHNLIKIPKNPLKETKTWNRTLAGNPSNNTIEITTTSKLHLHTTLTATESWIQITPTKYTTTNTSQTVKITYTPPLAGPTKLQLHATTIGPRGLIPTNQTLQPVDLHIIPKAKYAQWLAKKYLEQTATGTASALTTSPPRTTTAAKYGLEYYGSRLYQPGDRLKEVDWKHTFTLGELVVKEYSGAHGQPTIIAADLTAKDTQDADKLAYNLIIVALTSARESLPSALAVYNQKESIASTALNNPRETLKETLKITEKITIVDQAAKALQPTEIRRLKKFKEEVEKTQKILAKILDFEVEAKQAITKQHPATQTLNRCIDKTPPPAIITVASSMTQDMEVLSLTLEKLKTQGYTIVLMPN; the protein is encoded by the coding sequence ATGCCCAAATTAACCCTAAAAACAATCATCAAAGCATACCTCATAGTAATACTCTTACTGGGCATCTTAATTTCGCCTCTGCCACAATTCGCATTAGCACTAACACTTCTGGCACTTCAACTCTACACAACCTACAGACCACCCAACCCAAAAATGAACTTAGCAATAATCTTTGGCACACTCACTCTTACCCCATTAACCCTGACACCGCTAGCCGGAACCACATTCTCGGTCTTATTCATAACGCCAACTATCTATCTATTAGACCAAAACCTGCAGGAAAACGCCCAAGACCAAACATCGACACATTCAAAAAACGCAAGAACACCAACAATAACTCTAAAAATACTCTCAACAGCTTTATCCATCGTATTTTTAGCAACCCTCATTACACTTAACATAACACTTCTACTATCAACAACCATTCTCATAGTGTATCTTACAGCAATTTTAGGGCACAATTTAATAAAAATCCCCAAAAACCCACTCAAAGAAACAAAAACATGGAACAGAACCTTAGCAGGCAACCCATCAAACAACACAATCGAAATCACCACAACCTCAAAACTACACCTCCACACCACATTAACAGCAACCGAATCATGGATACAAATAACCCCCACGAAATACACAACAACCAACACGTCTCAAACAGTAAAAATAACATACACACCACCCCTCGCCGGACCCACAAAACTGCAACTCCACGCCACAACCATCGGTCCAAGAGGCTTAATCCCAACTAACCAAACACTCCAACCAGTTGACCTACACATCATCCCCAAAGCCAAATACGCACAGTGGCTAGCCAAAAAATACCTTGAACAAACCGCTACAGGAACAGCCTCAGCATTAACAACGTCCCCACCACGAACAACAACGGCAGCAAAATACGGCTTGGAATACTATGGCAGTCGCCTCTACCAGCCAGGAGACAGACTAAAAGAGGTAGACTGGAAACATACCTTCACCCTTGGTGAACTAGTCGTAAAAGAGTATTCAGGTGCCCACGGACAACCCACAATTATAGCAGCAGACTTAACCGCCAAAGATACGCAAGATGCTGACAAACTCGCATACAACCTGATAATAGTGGCGTTGACCTCAGCCAGAGAATCTTTGCCATCTGCACTAGCAGTCTATAACCAAAAAGAAAGCATTGCATCAACAGCACTTAATAACCCGCGAGAAACACTGAAAGAAACACTGAAAATAACTGAAAAAATAACTATAGTTGATCAAGCAGCTAAAGCTTTGCAACCGACAGAAATACGGAGACTCAAAAAGTTTAAAGAAGAAGTTGAAAAAACACAAAAAATCCTTGCAAAAATTCTGGATTTTGAGGTTGAAGCAAAACAAGCGATCACCAAACAACACCCCGCAACTCAAACACTCAATAGATGCATTGATAAAACACCGCCTCCAGCAATTATAACAGTCGCCTCATCCATGACACAGGATATGGAAGTATTATCGTTGACTTTAGAAAAACTCAAAACACAAGGGTATACAATCGTACTGATGCCCAATTAA
- a CDS encoding AAA family ATPase, translated as MTQLLEKQTTLETPNKILNEIAKIVIDKQDIQEMLLVALLSEGHILIEGLPGTAKTLLAKTFAQVIGGQFKRIQFTPDMLPADVTGFYLYTPDGKNRLIEGPIFANIILADELNRTTPRTQAALIEAMQEKQATIEGETRYLPKPFMIIASQLPHGSEGTYPLTEVQADRFMFRVWSDNLSREYEEQVLSKIDYIEQPDIHAVITLNEIM; from the coding sequence ATGACACAACTACTTGAAAAACAAACAACACTTGAAACCCCAAACAAGATACTCAATGAAATAGCAAAAATCGTAATCGACAAACAAGACATCCAAGAAATGCTACTAGTTGCACTCCTAAGCGAAGGGCATATACTAATCGAAGGCTTACCAGGAACCGCCAAAACCTTACTAGCAAAAACCTTCGCCCAGGTCATCGGAGGACAATTCAAAAGAATACAATTCACGCCTGACATGCTTCCCGCTGACGTTACAGGCTTCTACCTCTACACTCCAGACGGCAAAAACCGACTAATCGAAGGACCAATATTTGCAAACATTATCCTTGCAGATGAACTCAACAGAACCACCCCAAGAACACAAGCAGCACTAATCGAAGCCATGCAAGAAAAACAGGCTACCATAGAAGGAGAAACACGATACCTACCCAAGCCCTTCATGATCATAGCCAGCCAACTACCACACGGTTCCGAAGGAACATACCCGTTAACCGAAGTGCAAGCAGACAGATTCATGTTCAGAGTATGGAGCGACAACCTAAGCAGAGAATACGAAGAGCAAGTTCTTTCAAAAATAGACTACATTGAACAACCCGACATTCATGCAGTTATAACTTTAAACGAAATCATGTAA
- a CDS encoding class I SAM-dependent methyltransferase, which produces MSENIKLVKYIYYGFYAKALATLTKQLSREGFLLLDAGCGGERVSVNMEKAVNNAQRIAVDLLCSNLRACRRQNRASAFVLADLSNLPFKADVFDGIMCINVIEHIDDKKGVFREFSRITKKAGFFVGCTTNVLNPLLWIDTNLPSIAAPLVMKFSGEYYGHRHNRFSPLTLNKTLKESAYSVNYWIIGQPQFYYTRLIRLLQYSWLFFSMMTKRKPLIFMNEMLVWKAIRI; this is translated from the coding sequence ATGTCTGAAAATATTAAATTGGTAAAATATATCTACTATGGGTTCTACGCAAAAGCGTTAGCTACCTTAACAAAGCAACTATCTCGTGAAGGCTTTCTGCTTTTAGATGCTGGATGTGGCGGAGAACGTGTTAGTGTCAACATGGAAAAAGCCGTAAATAATGCTCAACGTATTGCAGTTGACTTACTGTGTTCAAATTTGCGTGCGTGTCGTCGACAAAATCGTGCTTCTGCATTTGTGCTTGCTGATTTGAGCAATTTGCCCTTTAAGGCAGATGTGTTTGATGGTATTATGTGCATAAACGTTATTGAGCATATAGACGACAAGAAAGGAGTGTTTCGCGAATTTTCAAGGATAACTAAAAAAGCCGGTTTCTTTGTCGGCTGCACAACGAATGTTTTAAATCCTCTATTATGGATTGACACAAATCTGCCCTCAATTGCTGCCCCGTTGGTTATGAAATTTTCAGGTGAATACTATGGTCATCGACATAACCGTTTTTCCCCGTTAACTTTAAACAAAACTTTGAAAGAATCCGCGTATTCAGTTAACTACTGGATTATTGGTCAGCCACAATTTTATTACACCCGCTTGATCCGTCTGCTCCAGTATTCATGGTTATTTTTTAGCATGATGACAAAGCGTAAACCCTTAATTTTTATGAACGAAATGCTTGTTTGGAAAGCGATACGTATCTAA